The genomic window TCTGAAGATGGAAGTATTTGCTGGCAAGTCGGTAATTATGTTACAAATGGCGAAATAGTTCCGCTAGATGTTTTACTTTTTCCAATATTTACAAAGCATAATCTTAAACTTCGAAATAGAATTGTTTGGCATTTTGGTCATGGGCTTCATGCATCTAAAAGGTTTTCCGGCAGATATGAAACTATTCTGTGGTTCACAAAGGGTGATAATTATACTTTCAATTTAGATGCAGTTAGAATCCCTCAAAAATATCCGAATAAAAAATACTTTAAAGGTAATAAACGTGGTGAATTATCATGTAATCCTCTAGGAAAGAATCCGAGCGATATATGGGAAATACCGAACGTAAAAAGTAATCACGTTGAAAAAACAATTCACCCTTGTCAGTTTCCTATTGAATTAATAGAGAGATTAGTGCTGTCTATGACAAATGAGAATGATTATGTATTTGATCCTTTTTTAGGTGTAGGTTCTACTACTGCGGCAGCAGTGAAAAATAAGAGAAAAGGAATAGGAAGCGAAATAATGAAAGAATATTGGGAAATAGCAGTTGAACGAACAGAGGCGGCATATAATGGTACGTTAAAAACCAGACCAATGCACAAGCCGGTTTATGATCCAGCTGATCCTAAGATAAATTTGAATTATGATAAAGAGTTACATAGCCAAACACAGCAGACGCTTTTTGAAAAAAAGCGGAAATACGAGGTGATTAATGAAAATCGTTGAGAAATATTCTCATCTAAATGGGCTTGAGTTTTTACTTGTCCATAAGCCTGATCTATGGCAA from Alkalispirochaeta americana includes these protein-coding regions:
- a CDS encoding DNA-methyltransferase: MITITDKYSKDADAIIYNGSCYEFVKKIPSESVKLVVTSPPYNIGKEYEKRTDLDQYYKDQEKIIDECVRILSEDGSICWQVGNYVTNGEIVPLDVLLFPIFTKHNLKLRNRIVWHFGHGLHASKRFSGRYETILWFTKGDNYTFNLDAVRIPQKYPNKKYFKGNKRGELSCNPLGKNPSDIWEIPNVKSNHVEKTIHPCQFPIELIERLVLSMTNENDYVFDPFLGVGSTTAAAVKNKRKGIGSEIMKEYWEIAVERTEAAYNGTLKTRPMHKPVYDPADPKINLNYDKELHSQTQQTLFEKKRKYEVINENR